In the genome of Oncorhynchus mykiss isolate Arlee chromosome 18, USDA_OmykA_1.1, whole genome shotgun sequence, one region contains:
- the LOC118941116 gene encoding microtubule-associated protein 9-like — MEDSTLTQRRAECQLKDREIQTDYMMELGARLVLVRQIQREQEKEMKRIWFETRKMPSLIEENVRDVTKRPLTEFMAPCIDSLPPLAFTNRRPIPTMLHPPSPLVIRTQDAQRFIVFSYFVNAECPVSTEATSDVSAGRREDLSTDTHLSSMLHRYLPHFFNDDSIPPQQTVEGTTEDSDSPVAISNIKEEDRFYPFSLPPLAQRFIGNSFNVPETSQPAVSATECRVATVDTADTATVKRENRWAATILPSVLPPCLPPVVDDDFMPPEHTVEESYVVSFATEATSGTATVDGVDRSAAKCPVPMLPPSLPRVFDDKLPGAAVEGTNKCPVASETTNDVSTHLKEDMGADQSPPDPAALPPSSPCICDSDHKLTKEEKEDVPESSLATEIAVGTSIVQGEDLDKSPAPRLPPSLSHILDNDHKQPEETIEEATECSVAAEASVANREDPSAATGLPLVLPSSLQLVFDNDYKLPEEAVEGTSKCPVAREAVASVSTVLQEEFLAEKSPPAPTALSLRLPCTHNIDHKQPEETVENTTECSVDIEESAVASTVKREEMIGDKSPVHALPPSLACIHDKDHKQPDQKGRGTTVEVDICPHAQQLVSDANLTLATRNDELPNPLICVVTKMPVRVGASICRTEDEEPRPWTLEEVKDHWIGIEIESEERSVTEEVSPREGLKSEADCAHSKCSIGKVSTERAETILGRVGFLLMNQMQKIPFLKMEEKEKNKKLNKKLKDKERKEIKHKEEEQKKREKKEMKEREKEQKKVMKAEKKREKLEQKKREKERKEKEKAEKKRLEGLMKIHNDMMKDRIKKEKKCSEELKKREKAQAAFLEMERKIQEKEEKKREKMRREERKRGEEKKKREPAGGGTETVIEEQGRDESLKMDE, encoded by the exons ATGGAGGATTCAACGCTGACACAGAGGAGGGCTGAGTGTCAGTTGAAGGATAGGGAGATCCAGACAGACTACATGATGGAGCTGGGAGCCAGGTTGGTTCTGGTGAGACAGatccagagggagcaggagaaggagatgaagaggaTTTGGTTTGAGACGAGGAAAATGCCAAGCCTGATTGAGGAG AATGTGAGAGATGTGACCAAACGTCCACTCACTGAGTTCATGGCTCCCTGTATTGACTCCCTCCCACCACTGGCTTTCACCAATCGGAGGCCAATACCAACCATGTTGCATCCCCCCTCTCCATTGGTCATACGCACTCAGGATGCACAGCGGTTCATTGTATTCTCCTACTTTGTCAACGCTGAGTGCCCAGTTTCGACAGAGGCCACATCAGATGTATCTGCTGGTAGAAGAGAGGACTTGTCGACAGATACACATCTTTCCTCAATGCTGCATCGATACCTGCCACACTTCTTTAACGATGACTCCATTCCACCACAGCAGACAGTAGAGGGAACCACTGAGGACTCAGATTCTCCAGTGGCAATATCTAATATCAAGGAAGAGGACAGATTctatcctttctccctcccaccaCTGGCTCAGCGGTTCATTGGCAATTCATTCAATGTCCCGGAAACCTCCCAGCCTGCTGTTTCAGCCACAGAGTGCCGAGTTGCCACAGTGGACACTGCAGATACAGCCACTGTCAAGAGAGAGAACCGATGGGCAGCTACAATTCTTCCTTCAGTGCTGCCTCCATGCCTGCCACCAGTCGTTGACGATGACTTCATGCCTCCAGAGCACACAGTAGAGGAATCCTATGTGGTCTCATTTGCTACAGAGGCCACTTCAGGCACAGCTACTGTTGATGGAGTGGACAGATCAGCAGCTAAATGCCCTGTCCCAATGCTGCCTCCAAGTTTGCCACGTGTCTTTGACGACAAACTGCCAGGGGCGGCAGTAGAGGGAACCAACAAGTGTCCAGTTGCCAGTGAAACAACCAATGATGTGTCCACTCACCTCAAAGAGGACATGGGAGCTGATCAAAGCCCTCCTGACCCTGCAGCACTGCCTCCAAGCTCGCCATGTATCTGTGACTCTGACCACAAACTGACCAAGGAGGAAAAAGAGGATGTACCCGAGTCCTCCCTTGCCACAGAGATCGCTGTAGGCACATCCATTGTCCAGGGAGAGGACCTGGATAAAAGCCCTGCTCCAAGGCTGCCTCCAAGCTTGTCACACATTttggacaatgaccataagcagcCAGAGGAGACGATAGAGGAAGCCACTGAGTGCTCAGTCGCCGCAGAGGCATCAGTTGCTAATAGAGAGGATCCATCAGCAGCCACAGGTCTTCCCTTAGTGCTGCCTTCAAGCCTGCAACTTGTCTTTGACAATGACTACAAACTACCAGAGGAGGCAGTAGAGGGCACCAGCAAGTGTCCAGTTGCCCGTGAAGCAGTCGCTTCAGTGTCCACTGTCCTCCAAGAGGAGTTTTTGGCTGAAAAAAGTCCTCCTGCACCCACAGCACTGTCTCTAAGGCTGCCCTGCACCCACAACATTGACCACAAACAGCCAGAGGAGACCGTTGAGAACACCACAGAGTGCTCAGTTGACATAGAGGAAAGTGCAGTTGCATCCACTGTCAAGAGAGAGGAAATGATAGGTGATAAAAGCCCTGTCCATGCACTTCCTCCAAGCCTGGCATGCATCCATGACAAGGACCACAAGCAGCCAGATCAGAAAGGAAGGGGCACTACTGTGGAGGTGGATATCTGCCCTCATGCTCAACAGCTGGTTTCAGATGCTAACTTAACTCTGGCAACCCGCAATGATGAGCTGCCCAACCCTCTGATCTGCGTAGTCACTAAGATGCCTGTTAGAGTTGGAGCATCCATATGCAGGACAGAGGATGAGGAACCCAGGCCCTGGACCCTGGAAGAGGTAAAG GATCATTGGATAGGCATTGAAAttgagagtgaagagaggagcgTCACTGAGGAGGTGAGCCCGAGGGAGGGATTGAAGAGTGAGGCGGATTGTGCCCATTCCAAGTGCTCTATTGGGAAGGTTTCAACAGAGAGAGCAGAAACCATCCTGGGAAGAGTGGGCTTTCTGCTCATGAACCAAATGCAGAAAATCCCATTTTTGAAGATGGAGGAAAAAGAGAAAAATAAGAAACTGAATAAGAAGttgaaagataaagagagaaaggagattaAACACAAGGAGGAAGAgcaaaaaaagagggagaagaaagagatgaaggagagagagaaagagcagaagaaAGTCATGAAGGctgagaagaagagggagaagttagaacagaaaaagagagagaaggaaagaaaagagaaggaaaaggCAGAGAAAAAGAGGTTAGAGGGGCTGATGAAGATACATAATGACATGATGAAAGACAGGATTAAGAAAGAGAAGAAGTGTTCTGAGGagctgaaaaagagagagaaagctcaaGCTGCATtcttggagatggagagaaagattcaagaaaaggaggagaagaagagagaaaagatgaggagagaggagaggaagagaggagaggagaagaaaaagaGGGAACCAGCTGGAGGTGGAACTGAGACGGTGATAGAAGAGCAGGGAAGGGATGAAAGCTTGAAGATGGATGAGTAG
- the acvr1l gene encoding activin receptor type-1 isoform X2 — MGRCVFLFLLLQTLQTLAEDGQLLCVCEGSGCLNSPQCEGSQCYSSVAVSSHGAVVTRGCLQGSEKTRLICSTASSLSHALLCCSSFMCNRNTTASSLLPLLTTAPEEEPVRYRVETLALFVLGPVVILTLLSVLSVLGCRRLHHGRLQRLQEFDPEQDAIDGLITSNVGDSTLAELLDHSCTSGSGSGLPFLVQRTVARQISLLECVGKGRYGEVWRGQWQGENVAVKIFSSRDEKSWFRETEIYNTVLLRHENILGFMASDMTSRNSSTQLWLITHYHDNGSLYDYLQRVPVETGEGLAMATSVACGLVHLHTEIFGTEGKPAIAHRDLKSKNILVTKELRCCIADLGLAVTHSQSDNQLDVGNNPKVGTKRYMAPEVLDESIQTDCFDAYKRVDIWAFGLVLWEIASRTYSNGIVEEYKPPFYDQVPNDPSFEDMRKVVCVEQQRPFIPNRWFSDPTLSALVKLMKECWYQNPSARLTALRIKKTLNKIHSSLEKGKKS; from the exons ATGGGTCGTTGTGTCTTTCTGTTCCTGCTGCTACAGACCCTGCAGACATTGGCTGAAG atGGCCAGTTGCTGTGCGTGTGTGAGGGCAGCGGCTGCCTCAACTCCCCCCAGTGCGAGGGCTCTCAGTGCTACTCGTCGGTGGCGGTCAGTAGCCATGGGGCCGTAGTAACACGGGGCTGCCTGCAGGGATCAGAGAAGACCCGTTTGATCTGTTCTACGGCCTCCTCCCTCAGCCATGCCCTGCTCTGCTGCTCCAGCTTCATGTGCAACCGCAATACTACCGCCAGCTCACTACTGCCCCTCCTCACTACAG ctcccGAAGAAGAGCCTGTGAGGTATCGTGTGGAGACTCTGGCCCTGTTTGTATTGGGTCCAGTAGTGATCCTAACCCTCCTGTCAGTCCTATCTGTGTTGGGCTGCAGGAGGCTGCACCACGGCAGGCTACAGCGACTACAGGAGTTTGACCCAGAACAGGATGCGATTGACGGACTCATCACCTCTAATGTTGGGGACAGCACTCTGGCT GAGCTGTTGGACCACTCCTGTACGTCAGGCAGTGGTTCAGGCCTGCCCTTCCTGGTCCAGAGAACTGTGGCCAGACAGATCAGCCTGCTGGAGTGTGTAG GTAAGGGGCGTTATGGAGAGGTCTGGAGGGGTCAGTGGCAGGGGGAGAACGTGGCTGTGAAAATCTTCTCTTCCCGAGACGAGAAGTCGTGGTTCAGAGAGACTGAGATCTACAACACAGTGCTACTGAGACACGAGAACATACTGG GCTTCATGGCATCAGATATGACGTCTCGGAACTCCAGCACCCAGCTCTGGCTTATCACACATTACCATGACAACGGCTCGCTCTACGACTACCTCCAGAGGGTTCCCGTGGAGACGGGGGAGGGCCTAGCGATGGCGACGTCGGTGGCGTGCGGTTTGGTGCACCTGCACACGGAGATCTTCGGCACTGAGGGGAAGCCGGCCATCGCTCACCGAGACCTGAAGAGCAAGAATATACTGGTGACCAAGGAGCTACGCTGTTGCATAGCTGATCTGg gccTGGCAGTAACCCACTCCCAGTCAGACAACCAGCTGGATGTAGGAAACAACCCCAAGGTGGGCACCAAGCGCTACATGGCTCCTGAGGTGTTGGATGagtccatccagacagactgttTTGATGCCTATAAGAGAGTGGACATCTGGGCCTTCGGTCTGGTGCTGTGGGAGATCGCTAGTAGAACCTACAGCAACG GTATTGTGGAGGAGTACAAGCCTCCGTTCTATGACCAGGTGCCTAACGACCCCAGCTTTGAGGACATGAGGAAGGTCGTGTGTGTGGAACAACAACGACCGTTCATCCCCAACCGCTGGTTTTCCGACCCT accctGTCTGCCCTGGTGAAACTGATGAAGGAGTGTTGGTACCAGAACCCCTCGGCTCGCCTCACAGCCCTGCGCATCAAAAAGACCCTGAACAAGATCCATAGCTCCCTGGAGAAAGGAAAGAAGTcgtga
- the acvr1l gene encoding activin receptor type-1 isoform X1 translates to MAKRFVEARLASQLDRYNAVNQMGRCVFLFLLLQTLQTLAEDGQLLCVCEGSGCLNSPQCEGSQCYSSVAVSSHGAVVTRGCLQGSEKTRLICSTASSLSHALLCCSSFMCNRNTTASSLLPLLTTAPEEEPVRYRVETLALFVLGPVVILTLLSVLSVLGCRRLHHGRLQRLQEFDPEQDAIDGLITSNVGDSTLAELLDHSCTSGSGSGLPFLVQRTVARQISLLECVGKGRYGEVWRGQWQGENVAVKIFSSRDEKSWFRETEIYNTVLLRHENILGFMASDMTSRNSSTQLWLITHYHDNGSLYDYLQRVPVETGEGLAMATSVACGLVHLHTEIFGTEGKPAIAHRDLKSKNILVTKELRCCIADLGLAVTHSQSDNQLDVGNNPKVGTKRYMAPEVLDESIQTDCFDAYKRVDIWAFGLVLWEIASRTYSNGIVEEYKPPFYDQVPNDPSFEDMRKVVCVEQQRPFIPNRWFSDPTLSALVKLMKECWYQNPSARLTALRIKKTLNKIHSSLEKGKKS, encoded by the exons ATGGCAAAAAG ATTTGTAGAGGCCAGACTAGCATCCCAACTGGACCGCTACAA TGCAGTGAACCAAATGGGTCGTTGTGTCTTTCTGTTCCTGCTGCTACAGACCCTGCAGACATTGGCTGAAG atGGCCAGTTGCTGTGCGTGTGTGAGGGCAGCGGCTGCCTCAACTCCCCCCAGTGCGAGGGCTCTCAGTGCTACTCGTCGGTGGCGGTCAGTAGCCATGGGGCCGTAGTAACACGGGGCTGCCTGCAGGGATCAGAGAAGACCCGTTTGATCTGTTCTACGGCCTCCTCCCTCAGCCATGCCCTGCTCTGCTGCTCCAGCTTCATGTGCAACCGCAATACTACCGCCAGCTCACTACTGCCCCTCCTCACTACAG ctcccGAAGAAGAGCCTGTGAGGTATCGTGTGGAGACTCTGGCCCTGTTTGTATTGGGTCCAGTAGTGATCCTAACCCTCCTGTCAGTCCTATCTGTGTTGGGCTGCAGGAGGCTGCACCACGGCAGGCTACAGCGACTACAGGAGTTTGACCCAGAACAGGATGCGATTGACGGACTCATCACCTCTAATGTTGGGGACAGCACTCTGGCT GAGCTGTTGGACCACTCCTGTACGTCAGGCAGTGGTTCAGGCCTGCCCTTCCTGGTCCAGAGAACTGTGGCCAGACAGATCAGCCTGCTGGAGTGTGTAG GTAAGGGGCGTTATGGAGAGGTCTGGAGGGGTCAGTGGCAGGGGGAGAACGTGGCTGTGAAAATCTTCTCTTCCCGAGACGAGAAGTCGTGGTTCAGAGAGACTGAGATCTACAACACAGTGCTACTGAGACACGAGAACATACTGG GCTTCATGGCATCAGATATGACGTCTCGGAACTCCAGCACCCAGCTCTGGCTTATCACACATTACCATGACAACGGCTCGCTCTACGACTACCTCCAGAGGGTTCCCGTGGAGACGGGGGAGGGCCTAGCGATGGCGACGTCGGTGGCGTGCGGTTTGGTGCACCTGCACACGGAGATCTTCGGCACTGAGGGGAAGCCGGCCATCGCTCACCGAGACCTGAAGAGCAAGAATATACTGGTGACCAAGGAGCTACGCTGTTGCATAGCTGATCTGg gccTGGCAGTAACCCACTCCCAGTCAGACAACCAGCTGGATGTAGGAAACAACCCCAAGGTGGGCACCAAGCGCTACATGGCTCCTGAGGTGTTGGATGagtccatccagacagactgttTTGATGCCTATAAGAGAGTGGACATCTGGGCCTTCGGTCTGGTGCTGTGGGAGATCGCTAGTAGAACCTACAGCAACG GTATTGTGGAGGAGTACAAGCCTCCGTTCTATGACCAGGTGCCTAACGACCCCAGCTTTGAGGACATGAGGAAGGTCGTGTGTGTGGAACAACAACGACCGTTCATCCCCAACCGCTGGTTTTCCGACCCT accctGTCTGCCCTGGTGAAACTGATGAAGGAGTGTTGGTACCAGAACCCCTCGGCTCGCCTCACAGCCCTGCGCATCAAAAAGACCCTGAACAAGATCCATAGCTCCCTGGAGAAAGGAAAGAAGTcgtga